The following coding sequences lie in one Candidatus Nitrospira allomarina genomic window:
- a CDS encoding esterase/lipase family protein, whose translation MIRIFLLCVGGLFSLIGCSAFQTVPDLGNLYNKLAQQEDPLRNPVIVIPGILGSRLEEENTGEVVWGAFGSGAVDPTTAEGARLLALPMAPGVALNDLRDTVRQAGALDRVVLKFLGIPLELNAYYNILRTLGVGGYRDQQLAESHAVQYGNRHFTCFQYAYDWRRDLVESAQGLDRFIKAKEAEVQEEIFRRFGMKRSPVKFDLVAHSMGSLVARYYLRFGAADLPADGSLPPVTWEGARHVDHLVVIGPPNAGSVETLTILVDGLKPAPLLSTYPSAIVGTMPSVYQLLPRSRHQPLLDVNDQPVTNVFDPTLWERHGWGLADPSQDWILEILLPDIADPQERRRVALDHQRKALDRAKQLTSALDLTATPPPTTRLLLVAGDSMPTMSAAQIQEDGRLKITKHAPGDGVVLRRSALMDERNEKMLGSRLTSPIHWSQVLFIFSDHLGMTRDPAFVDNILYFLLESPRGGAIGSKTGPSS comes from the coding sequence ATGATCCGAATTTTTCTCCTTTGCGTGGGTGGCCTGTTTTCGCTAATCGGCTGTTCGGCCTTCCAAACTGTTCCGGATCTGGGCAATCTGTATAACAAATTGGCGCAGCAGGAGGACCCCCTTCGTAATCCGGTCATCGTCATTCCCGGAATCCTGGGTTCCCGCTTAGAAGAGGAAAATACCGGAGAAGTGGTCTGGGGGGCATTCGGTTCGGGAGCGGTCGATCCGACAACGGCCGAAGGAGCGCGCTTATTGGCATTGCCTATGGCGCCTGGCGTAGCCCTGAATGATCTGCGGGATACCGTGAGGCAGGCCGGAGCTTTAGACCGGGTGGTCTTGAAGTTTCTTGGTATTCCCCTGGAACTGAATGCCTATTACAACATCCTACGCACCCTCGGTGTGGGAGGCTATCGTGACCAGCAACTGGCGGAGAGTCATGCGGTGCAATATGGCAACCGGCACTTTACCTGTTTTCAATATGCATACGACTGGCGGCGCGATCTGGTGGAATCTGCTCAGGGTTTGGACCGGTTTATCAAAGCCAAGGAAGCGGAAGTCCAGGAGGAGATCTTCAGACGGTTCGGAATGAAACGAAGCCCGGTGAAATTTGATCTGGTGGCGCACTCCATGGGAAGTCTGGTGGCCCGGTATTATCTACGTTTTGGGGCGGCCGATCTTCCCGCCGATGGCAGCCTGCCTCCCGTGACCTGGGAGGGTGCCAGACACGTGGATCATCTAGTGGTGATTGGTCCACCCAATGCGGGTTCGGTGGAAACCCTGACAATTCTCGTGGATGGGTTAAAGCCAGCTCCCCTACTCTCGACATATCCGTCAGCCATCGTGGGCACGATGCCATCGGTGTATCAGTTGCTTCCCCGAAGCCGTCATCAGCCTTTATTAGATGTCAATGATCAACCGGTTACGAATGTGTTTGATCCAACCTTGTGGGAGCGGCACGGATGGGGATTGGCCGATCCATCTCAGGACTGGATTCTTGAGATATTGTTACCCGACATCGCCGACCCGCAGGAGCGGAGGAGAGTGGCGTTGGATCATCAACGAAAGGCCTTAGACCGGGCCAAGCAATTGACCTCCGCGTTGGACCTCACCGCGACGCCTCCGCCAACCACACGGTTATTGCTGGTTGCGGGGGATTCCATGCCGACCATGTCGGCGGCACAAATTCAAGAGGACGGGCGTCTGAAGATTACCAAGCATGCCCCAGGAGATGGAGTCGTCTTACGGCGAAGCGCGTTAATGGATGAGAGGAATGAGAAGATGCTGGGAAGCCGATTGACCTCGCCTATCCACTGGAGCCAGGTGCTGTTTATTTTCTCCGATCACCTGGGGATGACGAGGGACCCCGCATTTGTTGACAATATTTTATATTTTTTATTGGAAAGCCCAAGGGGGGGTGCTATCGGGTCTAAGACGGGTCCTTCGTCATGA
- a CDS encoding class I SAM-dependent methyltransferase, whose product MMPTPSHSSSLKNPPAWLCELPKKDPWSRPFAESLLTHLDLSEGATILDVACGDGIPAFYLAHHVGPGGHVIGIDANHAQLIRARAVQGPYFPWLEFRLGDVRTLPPDLGQFDRITGNLSFMFFRPHRLEALQQLARFLKPGGQLVLTFPSLGTFDSLWKRVDREMTQQGLTKEREAFADYLAERPSAVDARTWLAACGLVNIDVTEYPLEVHTGPGQEFLYHPLLRGGFLDDVYECFADQTLADQFMNTISLDTRSFVPLFAQRCVMAGWLPKP is encoded by the coding sequence ATGATGCCCACTCCTTCCCATTCATCTTCGTTGAAGAACCCGCCGGCATGGCTGTGTGAACTGCCGAAAAAAGATCCCTGGTCCAGACCATTTGCCGAAAGCCTGTTGACCCACTTGGATCTCTCTGAAGGCGCAACCATACTGGATGTGGCCTGTGGAGATGGGATTCCTGCCTTTTATCTCGCTCATCATGTTGGACCAGGTGGCCATGTCATTGGAATTGATGCCAATCACGCCCAACTCATTCGTGCCCGCGCCGTTCAGGGACCATATTTCCCCTGGCTGGAGTTTCGCCTTGGGGATGTCCGAACCTTGCCCCCCGATCTCGGCCAATTCGATCGCATCACGGGCAACCTGTCCTTTATGTTTTTTCGGCCTCACCGTCTGGAGGCCCTTCAGCAATTGGCTCGATTTCTCAAGCCTGGAGGGCAATTGGTTCTCACATTTCCCTCCCTTGGAACGTTTGATTCCCTATGGAAACGCGTGGACCGGGAAATGACCCAACAAGGGCTCACGAAAGAACGAGAGGCATTTGCCGATTATCTTGCCGAACGGCCTTCGGCGGTGGATGCCCGAACATGGCTGGCAGCCTGCGGATTGGTCAACATTGACGTGACAGAATATCCCCTGGAAGTGCACACCGGTCCAGGTCAAGAGTTCCTGTATCATCCGTTGCTCCGTGGGGGATTCTTAGACGATGTCTATGAATGCTTCGCCGATCAAACATTGGCAGACCAATTCATGAATACGATTTCCCTCGACACCCGAAGCTTTGTGCCGCTTTTCGCGCAACGCTGTGTCATGGCTGGTTGGTTGCCAAAGCCATAA
- a CDS encoding class I SAM-dependent methyltransferase: protein MKIESINSFTRHSRLGFCCLLLAFLLTGLTAGCSHQPWDIDTYIQNLERPERDDYQQPEKVVEALNIMPGMVVADVGAGSGYFTRRFAKTVGETGQVLAVDIEQKMLDYNKQELEKLGMANRAIFILAKPDDPLLSENSVDLVFLCNAYHHVEHHVDYWAKIKSALKPNGRLVIIDFYHDERSGKLSFSKHHLVPRERVIENMEKVGLTLSKEHTFLSRQYFLEFEKTK, encoded by the coding sequence ATGAAAATAGAGTCCATTAATTCATTCACACGACATTCTCGCCTGGGGTTTTGCTGCCTCCTGCTGGCGTTTCTTCTTACCGGTCTGACTGCCGGCTGTTCACATCAACCGTGGGACATCGACACTTACATCCAGAATCTTGAACGGCCTGAACGGGACGACTACCAACAGCCGGAAAAGGTTGTCGAAGCGTTGAACATCATGCCCGGTATGGTGGTGGCTGATGTGGGAGCAGGATCAGGGTACTTTACACGCCGGTTTGCCAAAACAGTTGGAGAGACAGGACAGGTGCTGGCCGTGGATATCGAGCAGAAAATGCTGGACTACAACAAACAGGAATTGGAGAAACTCGGGATGGCCAACCGGGCCATATTCATTCTGGCTAAACCGGACGATCCGTTACTTTCCGAAAACAGCGTGGACCTGGTCTTTTTGTGCAATGCGTATCATCACGTCGAACATCATGTGGATTACTGGGCCAAAATCAAATCCGCGTTAAAACCCAATGGACGGCTCGTCATCATCGATTTCTACCACGATGAGCGGTCCGGCAAACTCAGCTTCTCCAAACACCATCTGGTTCCCAGAGAACGTGTCATTGAGAACATGGAGAAAGTGGGACTCACTTTGTCAAAGGAGCACACCTTCCTCTCACGGCAGTATTTCCTGGAATTTGAGAAAACCAAATAA
- a CDS encoding alkaline phosphatase D family protein: MKAEPPWITGWRLAPAHMKEWVLLICFCGVLGGCASIELPDSAEQRGSEFNCAVGDVTPHEAIVWLQSTGPQTLKIQYSPDPEWSTFQETKMVTTSPETDFTTHIPLRALTPKTRYWYRSLEPGKDPGRPCQFITAPLEDDVTTVTFVVGGDTRHSFQPFSIMETMRTVSPDFFVFLGDTIYADKDTPARELSDYWHKYRENRDGLARRLLAETSVYAIWDDHEVDSDFTSTNPLMPIGREAFFTYWPIRQYTPDPTRLYRTFRWGKAVELFLLDTRQYRNPATNTMLGADQKQWLLAQLEASSARFKFIISSVPFSDPRVDKWGEYPDERDEILRFLDKMGITGVVFLAGDVHLGAVSRMPGLTDRKEFIFGPLAASMNYRISDREPRFEYFNDASRNFGKITVDPNGLKPSVHIEWFDANKTLLHQVILEEN, from the coding sequence ATGAAAGCGGAACCACCCTGGATAACGGGATGGAGGCTTGCTCCGGCCCACATGAAAGAATGGGTATTGCTCATCTGCTTTTGTGGAGTGTTGGGAGGGTGCGCCTCCATAGAATTGCCGGATAGTGCAGAACAGAGGGGCAGCGAATTTAATTGCGCCGTGGGAGATGTGACGCCGCATGAAGCCATCGTGTGGTTGCAAAGCACTGGCCCCCAAACCCTGAAAATTCAATATTCCCCTGACCCAGAGTGGTCCACCTTTCAAGAAACCAAAATGGTGACAACCTCTCCGGAAACCGATTTCACCACCCACATTCCCCTGAGGGCTTTGACCCCGAAAACACGGTATTGGTATCGGAGCCTGGAGCCGGGAAAAGATCCCGGACGACCATGTCAATTCATCACGGCTCCACTTGAAGATGACGTGACGACCGTGACCTTTGTGGTTGGAGGAGATACGCGCCATAGTTTTCAACCTTTTTCAATTATGGAAACCATGCGCACGGTGAGTCCAGACTTTTTTGTGTTTTTGGGAGACACTATTTACGCGGACAAAGACACGCCTGCCCGAGAATTATCGGACTATTGGCACAAATATCGAGAAAACCGTGACGGATTGGCTCGACGGCTTTTGGCAGAAACAAGTGTCTATGCCATCTGGGACGATCACGAAGTGGACAGTGACTTCACTTCAACGAATCCACTCATGCCTATTGGTCGCGAGGCCTTTTTTACCTACTGGCCCATTCGCCAGTATACGCCGGATCCCACCCGTCTCTATCGGACATTTCGCTGGGGAAAAGCCGTGGAACTCTTTCTCCTGGATACCCGCCAATATCGAAATCCGGCAACCAACACGATGTTGGGAGCTGATCAAAAACAATGGCTTCTGGCCCAGCTCGAGGCCTCTTCCGCCAGATTTAAATTTATTATCTCCTCCGTCCCCTTTTCCGATCCTCGGGTCGATAAATGGGGAGAATATCCCGATGAGCGAGATGAGATCTTGCGGTTTTTAGACAAAATGGGCATTACGGGAGTGGTGTTCCTTGCCGGTGATGTGCATCTTGGAGCGGTGAGTCGCATGCCTGGTTTGACGGATCGCAAAGAATTTATTTTCGGTCCCCTGGCCGCTTCGATGAATTACAGAATTTCTGATCGAGAGCCACGATTTGAGTACTTTAACGACGCCTCACGAAATTTTGGGAAAATCACCGTTGATCCTAATGGCTTGAAGCCCTCGGTCCACATAGAGTGGTTTGATGCCAACAAGACTTTGCTTCACCAAGTCATCCTTGAAGAAAATTAA
- a CDS encoding oxygenase MpaB family protein has protein sequence MGKDSILKKIQKLNPERDHERIVFLSTCYDFSFDTTRALELALFRTFCVPSISGLLDRTGEFGQRTQKRYDDTDILVSELLEWGYSSERGRRAIQRINRLHGRFSIANEDFLYVLSTFLFEPIRWNRHYGWRPMCEQECLGLFYFWRAVGKGMQIQEIPEDYQTFERFNVEYERERFRFTPSNHRVGTATVELFVGWFPRILAPLVRSAIYALLEPPLIRAFGFPEPSRLMRWAVPSFLKLRAGIWRYLPPRRHPRLRTEMVHPSQPDGYVIEHLGPPEETKGK, from the coding sequence GTGGGAAAAGATTCAATTCTCAAAAAAATCCAAAAGCTAAATCCCGAACGGGATCATGAACGTATTGTCTTTTTGTCCACCTGTTACGATTTTTCCTTCGACACGACCCGGGCTCTCGAGTTGGCCTTGTTTCGCACCTTCTGTGTGCCGAGTATTTCCGGGCTGCTGGATCGGACCGGAGAATTCGGGCAAAGAACTCAAAAACGCTATGACGACACCGACATTCTAGTCAGCGAATTGTTGGAATGGGGATACAGCAGTGAACGGGGACGGCGGGCCATCCAACGAATCAACCGGTTGCATGGACGTTTTTCGATTGCGAACGAAGACTTTCTGTATGTTCTTTCCACCTTCCTCTTCGAACCCATCCGGTGGAACCGGCATTATGGCTGGAGACCCATGTGTGAGCAGGAATGCCTCGGTCTCTTCTACTTCTGGCGAGCCGTCGGAAAAGGCATGCAAATCCAGGAAATTCCAGAGGATTACCAGACCTTTGAGCGTTTCAATGTCGAGTATGAACGTGAACGATTTCGTTTCACCCCATCCAACCACCGTGTCGGAACCGCCACGGTTGAGCTGTTTGTAGGCTGGTTTCCAAGAATACTGGCCCCGCTGGTTCGCTCGGCCATCTATGCCCTGTTGGAGCCTCCGCTCATTAGGGCATTCGGCTTTCCTGAACCGTCGCGATTGATGCGCTGGGCGGTGCCCTCATTCCTGAAGCTGCGAGCCGGTATATGGCGATACCTCCCACCCCGGCGGCATCCCCGGCTACGAACGGAGATGGTTCATCCTTCACAGCCGGACGGTTATGTGATCGAACATCTGGGTCCGCCGGAGGAGACGAAAGGGAAATGA
- a CDS encoding 4'-phosphopantetheinyl transferase family protein, whose amino-acid sequence MVHVWRVHLDMSPRQADLYRADLSEEERARAERYRLPHHQYQFISTRGILRNLMGHYVGISPGTLRLENNIQGKPFLIEPPHLLQFNVSHTSGMALLAFTIEHAVGIDVEQVNRNVSDQDIATRYFSPQEAAYLATLSPDKRTQDFLTYWTCKEAYLKMQGIGLSGGMAQCEIALGQDGLKATVRSTHEPDRENDCSLFRINAGQAYIGALSVDCPSVEVVFWDWKD is encoded by the coding sequence GTGGTCCATGTGTGGCGGGTTCATTTGGATATGTCACCCCGGCAGGCTGATCTCTACCGTGCCGACCTATCTGAGGAAGAACGGGCACGGGCAGAACGGTATCGGCTTCCTCACCACCAATACCAATTTATTTCAACCAGAGGCATTCTTCGAAATTTGATGGGTCACTATGTGGGCATTTCCCCTGGTACTCTCAGACTTGAGAACAACATACAAGGGAAACCCTTTCTGATCGAACCACCACATCTATTACAATTCAATGTCTCTCATACGAGTGGAATGGCATTGTTGGCCTTCACAATTGAACACGCTGTGGGGATCGATGTGGAACAGGTCAACCGGAATGTCAGCGATCAGGATATCGCCACAAGGTATTTTTCTCCACAAGAGGCGGCGTACCTTGCCACCCTTTCACCTGACAAGCGGACGCAAGATTTTTTGACCTACTGGACCTGCAAGGAAGCATATCTCAAAATGCAGGGGATTGGATTATCGGGTGGAATGGCTCAATGTGAGATCGCACTCGGCCAGGACGGATTGAAGGCTACTGTGCGGTCAACACATGAACCCGATCGAGAAAACGACTGTTCACTCTTTCGCATCAATGCAGGCCAGGCCTACATCGGAGCCCTATCCGTAGACTGTCCTTCGGTTGAAGTGGTGTTTTGGGATTGGAAGGATTAA
- a CDS encoding helix-turn-helix transcriptional regulator, with protein sequence MSDLARNPKQIGNLIRRARKQRGLSQTQLGEKTGLRQATISLIETGNPAATLETILTVLSVLDLEFRIAPRSKGTAADIEDIF encoded by the coding sequence ATGTCCGACCTTGCACGCAATCCGAAACAGATCGGGAATCTGATCCGGCGGGCCCGAAAGCAACGCGGCTTGAGCCAGACGCAGCTCGGAGAAAAGACCGGATTGCGCCAGGCGACGATATCGCTCATCGAGACGGGGAATCCGGCCGCGACGCTGGAGACGATTCTGACGGTGCTCAGCGTCCTCGATCTGGAGTTCCGGATCGCGCCGCGATCGAAGGGGACGGCGGCTGATATCGAGGATATTTTCTGA
- a CDS encoding methyltransferase encodes MAEEVTPDRIMQLGMAFWGSKTLLSAVELGVFSELAKQPLDAQVLQARLGLHPRSARDFFDALVALGMLDRQNGHYANTSETDLFLDRAKPTYLGGWLEMVNFRLYRFWGNLTEGLRTGLPQNEVKEGKNFFEELYSDPQRLKEFLSSMTGLSMGASRKIASQFPWKQYHTFIDVGSAQGGLAVQVGLAHEHITGGGFDLPDTGPIFKEYVHSFGLSSRLQFYPGNFFSDPLPKAEVLSMGHILHDWNLEEKKMLIAKAYDALPPSGALIIFESLIDDERRSNAFGLLMSLNMLIELPGGFDYTGADCTGWLREAGFRETRVEHLIGADSMVVGIK; translated from the coding sequence ATGGCAGAGGAAGTGACGCCGGATCGAATCATGCAATTGGGAATGGCCTTCTGGGGCTCCAAGACACTGTTGAGCGCCGTGGAACTCGGCGTCTTCTCCGAGTTGGCCAAACAGCCGCTTGATGCCCAGGTCCTGCAGGCACGTCTGGGGCTTCATCCTCGCAGCGCGAGGGATTTTTTTGATGCGCTTGTCGCACTGGGCATGTTGGATAGGCAGAATGGACACTATGCCAATACATCCGAGACCGACCTGTTTTTAGATAGAGCCAAACCCACCTACTTGGGAGGGTGGCTGGAAATGGTCAATTTCCGTCTTTACCGATTTTGGGGAAATCTGACCGAGGGATTACGGACCGGGCTACCGCAGAACGAAGTCAAAGAAGGCAAGAATTTCTTTGAAGAATTATACAGCGATCCTCAGCGCCTGAAAGAGTTTTTAAGTTCCATGACAGGGTTGAGCATGGGAGCCAGCAGGAAGATCGCCTCTCAATTTCCCTGGAAACAATACCACACCTTCATTGATGTCGGATCCGCCCAAGGCGGATTAGCGGTGCAGGTGGGATTGGCGCATGAACATATTACCGGCGGTGGGTTTGATTTACCCGACACGGGTCCAATTTTTAAGGAATACGTCCACTCCTTCGGACTGTCCTCCCGATTGCAATTTTATCCAGGAAATTTTTTCTCGGACCCCCTTCCAAAAGCCGAAGTGCTCTCGATGGGCCATATTCTCCACGACTGGAATTTGGAAGAAAAGAAAATGTTGATCGCCAAAGCTTATGACGCCTTGCCCCCAAGCGGCGCCCTGATTATCTTCGAGTCGTTGATCGATGATGAGCGACGCTCAAACGCCTTCGGTCTCTTGATGAGTTTGAATATGTTGATCGAGTTGCCAGGGGGGTTTGACTATACCGGCGCGGACTGCACCGGGTGGTTGCGGGAAGCCGGATTTCGCGAAACCCGCGTGGAGCATTTAATCGGAGCGGATTCCATGGTAGTAGGCATCAAATGA
- a CDS encoding M28 family peptidase, translated as MNTSRWVVMAGTLIVVCAGGWYGMIWMPGSSYQGALPLATDEIRDLEQKLHTHVHTLSTQIGERNLFHYDKLMLAAEYIRTEFKAAGYDVLSQKFDVSGNICENIEAEVRGTDRREDILLIGAHYDSVKGSPGANDNGTGIAAMLALARVFAQSPVSRTLRFVAFANEEPPFFQTPSMGSRVYAQRSRQQNERIILMLSLETIGYYTEAPNSQRYPPPLSLIYPSKGNFIGFVSNLANRDWVQQAVWSFRQHTQFPSEGAALPEWLPGVGWSDHWAFWQEGFPALMVTDTALFRDPNYHTSNDTPDHIHFDHLARVVTGLQHVIRDLANQP; from the coding sequence GTGAACACTTCACGGTGGGTCGTCATGGCGGGAACCTTGATCGTTGTGTGTGCAGGAGGATGGTACGGAATGATTTGGATGCCGGGGAGCAGTTATCAAGGCGCCTTGCCATTAGCGACCGACGAAATACGTGACCTGGAGCAAAAACTTCACACCCATGTCCACACGCTGAGCACACAAATAGGAGAACGCAATCTCTTTCACTATGACAAACTCATGCTCGCGGCCGAATACATTCGCACTGAATTCAAAGCCGCCGGATATGATGTCCTCAGCCAAAAATTCGACGTTTCCGGAAACATCTGTGAAAACATCGAAGCCGAGGTACGCGGGACGGATCGCCGGGAAGACATCCTTCTTATTGGCGCACACTATGATTCCGTCAAAGGGAGTCCCGGCGCGAATGATAACGGGACCGGAATCGCGGCGATGTTGGCCCTGGCCCGGGTATTCGCCCAATCCCCTGTTTCTCGCACTCTCAGATTTGTGGCCTTCGCCAACGAAGAACCTCCATTTTTTCAAACCCCAAGCATGGGGAGCCGCGTGTATGCCCAGCGCAGTCGCCAGCAGAATGAACGCATTATCCTCATGCTTAGCCTTGAAACCATTGGCTACTATACAGAGGCACCGAACAGCCAAAGATACCCACCGCCGCTCAGCCTCATTTACCCGTCAAAGGGAAATTTCATCGGTTTTGTGAGTAACCTTGCGAACAGGGATTGGGTGCAGCAGGCGGTATGGTCCTTTCGACAGCACACCCAGTTTCCTTCAGAAGGGGCTGCGTTACCTGAGTGGTTGCCTGGAGTAGGCTGGTCGGATCATTGGGCATTCTGGCAGGAAGGATTCCCCGCCCTCATGGTCACGGATACCGCTCTGTTTCGGGATCCGAATTACCACACCTCGAACGATACACCTGATCACATTCACTTCGACCACCTCGCACGAGTGGTCACCGGACTGCAACATGTCATCAGGGACTTGGCCAACCAACCTTGA
- a CDS encoding rhodanese-like domain-containing protein, with protein sequence MTPKIWKPSLNFLTGLPFVPYLDTVLLWCVGLVVFTTLVSCSEKGLHDMTPEQLLASIETHTAPVIVDVRSQSEYDAGHVPGAVHLPFYAIWSRHKKINATPKDSIVVYCEHGPRAWIGKFALWTAGYQNIVYLDGHMSGWKQRGMPMINGAE encoded by the coding sequence TTGACTCCGAAAATTTGGAAACCATCTCTCAATTTCCTGACGGGTTTGCCCTTTGTTCCCTATTTGGATACCGTCTTGCTTTGGTGTGTCGGTTTGGTCGTGTTTACCACCCTTGTCTCATGTTCGGAGAAAGGCCTTCACGATATGACTCCCGAGCAACTGTTAGCCTCAATTGAAACACACACGGCTCCGGTGATTGTGGATGTCCGCTCGCAAAGTGAATACGATGCCGGGCATGTACCGGGCGCTGTGCATCTGCCTTTTTACGCCATTTGGAGCCGCCATAAAAAGATCAACGCCACACCGAAGGACTCGATTGTCGTATATTGCGAGCATGGTCCGAGAGCGTGGATCGGTAAATTCGCTCTCTGGACGGCGGGGTATCAAAATATTGTGTACCTGGACGGTCACATGTCAGGCTGGAAACAGCGGGGCATGCCCATGATAAACGGGGCCGAATAG
- a CDS encoding type II toxin-antitoxin system HipA family toxin, translating into MARNRRHAPLRVLLNNHPVGQLHKATSGAIAFQYHPDWLGWPHALPVSLSLPLREDAYRGEPVAAVFENLLPDSDALRRRVAEKVGAGGTDAYSLLAAIGRDCVGALQFVGADDGVEEIDDSAKITGEPVNERAIEMLLNGLAQTPLGLSSDDAFRISLAGAQEKTALLRHKGKWLKPRGSTPTSHIFKKQIGRLPNGLDLSNSVENEFYCLKLAAAFGLPVNRADIYTFGETKSLVIERFDRRWTKDKRLLRLPQEDCCQALSVPPTRKYQSEGGPGMIEVLDLLKGSDHPLEDQETVLKAQIFFWLIGATDGHAKNFSIFLNPGGSYHLTPLYDVLTAQPSFEMRQIESKQMKLAMSVGTKRHYRIGDILGRHFIQTVEGAGLPKRFALETIEKVADTAGQALEATERVLPVDFPEIIHRAVKAGVTNRLSKLQIA; encoded by the coding sequence ATGGCCCGCAACCGCCGGCATGCCCCGTTACGCGTGCTGCTGAACAACCACCCGGTCGGTCAACTCCACAAGGCCACAAGCGGAGCCATTGCCTTTCAGTACCACCCGGACTGGTTAGGATGGCCACACGCCCTACCGGTCTCACTCTCGCTCCCTTTGCGCGAAGACGCCTATAGAGGAGAACCGGTCGCTGCCGTGTTCGAGAATCTATTGCCGGATTCGGATGCGTTGCGCCGTCGGGTTGCGGAAAAAGTCGGAGCGGGCGGAACCGATGCCTATAGCTTGCTTGCTGCCATTGGCCGCGATTGTGTAGGGGCGTTGCAATTTGTGGGGGCGGACGATGGCGTAGAGGAGATCGACGATTCCGCCAAGATCACCGGGGAGCCCGTCAATGAAAGGGCCATTGAAATGCTCCTCAACGGATTGGCGCAAACCCCTTTGGGGCTGAGCAGTGATGATGCGTTTCGAATATCACTGGCCGGAGCGCAGGAAAAGACCGCACTGCTCCGGCATAAGGGCAAATGGCTTAAGCCCCGCGGCTCCACACCCACCTCCCATATTTTCAAAAAACAGATCGGCCGATTGCCGAATGGACTCGACCTCTCGAATAGCGTCGAGAATGAATTCTATTGCCTGAAACTGGCGGCTGCATTTGGCCTGCCGGTCAACCGGGCGGACATCTACACATTCGGAGAGACCAAATCGCTTGTGATCGAACGCTTCGACCGGCGCTGGACAAAAGACAAGCGGCTGTTGCGGCTACCGCAGGAGGATTGTTGCCAGGCGCTTTCGGTGCCGCCCACCCGGAAATATCAAAGTGAAGGCGGACCGGGAATGATCGAAGTGCTTGATCTGCTCAAGGGCAGCGATCACCCCCTTGAAGACCAGGAAACCGTATTAAAGGCCCAAATCTTCTTCTGGCTTATTGGCGCAACGGACGGGCACGCCAAAAATTTCAGCATTTTTCTCAATCCAGGAGGCAGTTATCATCTGACGCCCCTCTATGACGTCCTCACCGCTCAGCCGAGCTTCGAAATGCGTCAAATTGAAAGCAAACAGATGAAACTAGCCATGTCGGTGGGGACCAAGCGGCACTATCGAATCGGCGACATTCTCGGGCGGCATTTTATTCAGACCGTGGAAGGGGCGGGACTGCCGAAAAGATTCGCCCTTGAGACTATTGAGAAAGTGGCTGATACAGCCGGGCAGGCATTGGAAGCCACCGAACGCGTCCTACCGGTGGATTTCCCCGAGATCATTCACCGGGCGGTCAAAGCCGGCGTGACCAACCGTCTGTCCAAGTTGCAAATTGCGTAA